The Kitasatospora paranensis genome has a window encoding:
- a CDS encoding metallophosphoesterase: MPLLAQISDLHLDGTRRTAERAARVMAYLESLTTPVDALLVTGDIADHGEIAEYEEAARLLAAPFPVLTCPGNHDVRATYRKALLGEEPADGPVNRLHLLDGLAVLMCDSTIPGHDEGLLDDETLGWIDANLKALPTGTSALIAFHQPPVAVHHPLPDASRLQQPDALTVLLGDHPEVIAVLTGHAHTAGASVFAGRPLIISPATTWTLQLPWQGPELIDRTQPPGLAFHVVDGTAITTHFRVVP, encoded by the coding sequence ATGCCCCTGCTCGCCCAGATCAGTGATCTCCACCTCGACGGCACCCGGCGTACCGCGGAACGCGCCGCGCGCGTCATGGCCTACCTGGAGTCACTCACCACCCCGGTCGACGCCCTGCTGGTCACCGGTGACATCGCCGACCATGGTGAGATCGCCGAGTACGAGGAAGCCGCCCGACTCCTGGCAGCTCCCTTCCCCGTTCTGACCTGCCCCGGCAACCACGACGTCAGGGCCACCTACCGCAAGGCGCTGCTCGGTGAGGAGCCCGCCGACGGACCGGTCAACCGGCTGCACCTGCTCGACGGGCTCGCTGTCCTGATGTGCGACTCGACCATTCCCGGGCACGACGAGGGCCTGCTCGACGACGAGACCCTGGGATGGATCGACGCGAACCTGAAGGCCCTGCCCACGGGCACCTCAGCACTGATCGCCTTCCATCAGCCGCCGGTCGCCGTGCACCATCCCCTGCCCGATGCCAGCCGCCTGCAGCAGCCCGATGCCCTCACCGTCCTGCTGGGCGACCATCCCGAGGTGATCGCTGTCCTCACCGGGCACGCACACACCGCCGGCGCCTCCGTCTTCGCCGGGCGCCCGCTGATCATCTCTCCGGCCACCACCTGGACTCTCCAGCTGCCCTGGCAGGGGCCGGAGCTGATCGACCGCACTCAGCCGCCCGGCCTCGCCTTCCACGTGGTCGACGGCACGGCGATCACCACCCACTTCCGTGTGGTTCCGTGA
- a CDS encoding CGNR zinc finger domain-containing protein → MMEFLALEFAGTVRHDGHGGVADDLTTSQQLTEWIRDHAEELAVRGYIADAGALAEVRALRAAVRALLARAVRPGPASPADAHRLLPDDQALDRLNRAATAHPVALHLDWAAGEDPGLQLLGPDPGELTRILAALARATAEFLAGPYRVQLRACTAPRCVRYFVKAHGRQEYCKPSCSNRARVARHYERNRPGATGVTAHWDDGRAATDLPRS, encoded by the coding sequence ATGATGGAGTTCCTGGCCTTGGAGTTCGCCGGCACGGTTCGCCATGACGGGCACGGCGGTGTGGCGGATGATCTGACGACCTCGCAGCAGTTGACCGAGTGGATTCGGGATCATGCCGAGGAGCTCGCCGTCCGCGGATACATTGCGGACGCTGGCGCTCTCGCGGAGGTGCGTGCGCTGCGCGCGGCTGTGCGCGCACTCCTCGCCCGTGCCGTCCGGCCGGGCCCGGCCAGCCCGGCCGACGCCCATCGGCTGCTCCCGGATGACCAGGCGCTGGACCGACTCAACCGGGCCGCCACGGCACATCCGGTCGCCCTGCACCTCGACTGGGCGGCGGGTGAGGACCCGGGCCTGCAGCTCCTCGGGCCGGATCCCGGCGAGCTCACCCGGATCCTTGCCGCGCTGGCCCGTGCCACGGCCGAATTCCTGGCCGGCCCCTACCGCGTCCAGCTTCGCGCCTGTACCGCGCCGAGATGCGTCCGGTACTTCGTGAAGGCGCACGGCCGGCAGGAGTATTGCAAGCCGTCGTGTAGCAATCGTGCGCGGGTGGCCCGTCACTATGAGCGGAATCGGCCCGGCGCCACGGGTGTCACTGCGCACTGGGATGATGGACGGGCCGCAACGGACCTGCCGAGGAGCTGA
- a CDS encoding Fpg/Nei family DNA glycosylase: MPEGHIIHRLAGENHRAFADRPVRVSSPQGRFAEGAVLLDGRALDEAEAHGKHLFLGFGDDWVHIHLGLYGGFTFGTGQAPDPVGLVRLRMANDDGYADLRGPNTCELIGPGEKKSVHARLGPDPLRADADPEAAWRRISRSSITIAALLMDQKVLAGVGNVYRAEVLFRLGISPHRLGRNLWRVEWDAIWADLVALMYDGAGAGRIDTVRPEHTPEAMGRPPRVDDHGGEVYVYRRSNMPCLVCRTPVRTESHAGRNLFWCPSCQRQ; encoded by the coding sequence GTGCCCGAGGGTCACATCATTCACCGCCTTGCCGGCGAGAACCATCGTGCCTTCGCTGACCGTCCCGTCCGGGTCTCCAGCCCGCAGGGCCGGTTCGCCGAAGGCGCTGTGTTGCTCGACGGCCGCGCATTGGACGAGGCTGAGGCCCACGGCAAGCACCTCTTCCTGGGCTTCGGCGATGACTGGGTGCACATCCACCTCGGCCTGTACGGCGGCTTCACCTTCGGCACCGGCCAGGCTCCGGACCCGGTAGGCCTCGTCCGGCTCCGGATGGCCAATGACGACGGGTATGCGGATCTACGTGGCCCCAACACGTGTGAGCTCATCGGACCTGGCGAGAAGAAGTCCGTGCACGCCCGGCTCGGCCCGGATCCGCTGCGGGCCGATGCCGACCCCGAGGCGGCCTGGCGGCGGATCTCGCGCAGTTCCATCACCATTGCGGCGCTGCTGATGGACCAGAAGGTGCTGGCCGGCGTTGGCAACGTCTACCGCGCCGAAGTGCTGTTCAGACTCGGGATCAGCCCGCACCGCCTGGGCCGGAATCTCTGGCGCGTCGAGTGGGACGCGATCTGGGCGGACTTGGTGGCCCTGATGTACGACGGTGCTGGAGCGGGACGGATCGACACCGTCCGCCCCGAGCACACCCCCGAGGCGATGGGTCGTCCGCCACGGGTGGATGACCATGGCGGCGAGGTGTACGTCTACCGGCGTTCGAACATGCCCTGCCTGGTTTGTCGGACCCCCGTACGCACCGAGTCCCATGCTGGGCGGAACCTCTTCTGGTGCCCGTCCTGCCAGCGGCAGTGA
- a CDS encoding DUF3995 domain-containing protein produces the protein MEAIVVGDMRRRRSTVATALAGVLAVDALCHLYWTTGATWPAADTTALSQAVLNADVPFTPPVLLPLVGLLGGASVLVLARGKVVRLPLPAEVPRWATRAVAAGLSVRAAAGLVWASGSGTPPDPAFHLLNIALYTPVCLVGAAAAWWLAHD, from the coding sequence GTGGAAGCCATCGTCGTAGGCGACATGAGGCGGCGGCGCAGTACCGTCGCCACCGCCCTGGCCGGCGTTCTCGCCGTGGACGCGCTCTGCCACCTGTACTGGACGACCGGCGCCACGTGGCCCGCTGCGGACACCACCGCCCTGTCCCAGGCGGTGCTGAACGCGGACGTGCCCTTCACGCCGCCCGTTCTGCTCCCCCTGGTGGGTCTGCTGGGCGGGGCCTCGGTGCTGGTGCTGGCGCGCGGCAAGGTGGTCCGGCTGCCGCTTCCCGCGGAGGTGCCACGCTGGGCGACGCGAGCGGTCGCAGCCGGGTTGAGCGTACGGGCGGCGGCGGGTCTGGTCTGGGCGAGTGGCTCCGGCACCCCGCCCGACCCGGCCTTCCACCTGCTCAACATCGCCCTCTACACGCCGGTCTGCCTGGTCGGCGCGGCAGCTGCCTGGTGGCTTGCCCATGACTGA
- a CDS encoding RNA polymerase sigma factor → MDTLDTSPARTAELVLAAQRGDRLALGRLLELITPYVRRLCGPIALDDGADAAQEALITVFRKLPQLQDPSALFGWVRAIAVREAIRHVRRNARSEPAELAEVPAPGDPQLAADIRDVLARLSPEHRAVLVLRDVEGLDERQTAELLGVAAGTVKSRLSRARLGFRKAWQA, encoded by the coding sequence GTGGACACCCTGGACACATCGCCCGCTCGTACCGCGGAGCTGGTGCTGGCCGCCCAGCGCGGCGACCGGCTTGCGCTCGGCCGCCTGCTGGAGCTGATCACCCCCTACGTGCGCCGACTGTGCGGGCCCATTGCGCTGGACGACGGCGCTGACGCCGCGCAGGAGGCGCTGATCACGGTCTTCCGCAAGCTGCCCCAACTCCAGGACCCATCCGCGCTCTTCGGGTGGGTGCGAGCGATCGCCGTGCGTGAGGCCATAAGACATGTGCGGCGCAATGCGCGGAGCGAGCCTGCGGAACTCGCCGAAGTGCCGGCTCCGGGCGATCCGCAACTGGCCGCGGACATTCGCGACGTGCTCGCCCGCCTCTCGCCCGAGCATCGGGCGGTCCTGGTGCTGCGAGACGTGGAAGGACTCGACGAACGGCAGACTGCGGAGCTGCTCGGTGTTGCCGCAGGCACGGTGAAATCCCGGCTCTCCCGGGCCCGGCTCGGATTCCGAAAGGCGTGGCAGGCATGA
- a CDS encoding SRPBCC family protein, which produces MNSDDILQPGGWPVAEFDDVRALRVLAATVPGAAVHETVLDSPLEEVWAVAADLAGAMPRWLPDIHSVQLSQQGDEAIVVGHTRLRARFDIELRPGWCLMQSRFLLGGMAATEEPDGTRFAFLGAFRVPAAGPLGTVIRPLTRRLGRRSLRRFESLVRAAAASRAESDGIVAAHGEWSSGRSDIAGERRHPTTIADEWSEATAEQGHPQR; this is translated from the coding sequence ATGAATTCTGATGACATTCTGCAGCCCGGCGGCTGGCCTGTCGCCGAGTTCGACGACGTCCGCGCCCTCCGGGTACTGGCTGCCACCGTCCCCGGCGCGGCGGTGCACGAGACTGTCCTGGACTCCCCGCTGGAGGAGGTCTGGGCAGTGGCCGCTGACCTGGCCGGAGCGATGCCGCGCTGGCTGCCCGACATTCATTCGGTCCAGCTGTCGCAGCAGGGCGACGAGGCCATAGTGGTGGGCCACACACGTCTGCGGGCCAGATTCGACATCGAGTTGCGACCCGGGTGGTGCCTGATGCAGAGCCGCTTCCTGCTCGGCGGCATGGCGGCTACGGAGGAGCCGGACGGCACACGCTTCGCCTTCCTGGGCGCGTTTCGGGTGCCGGCCGCAGGACCGCTCGGCACAGTGATCCGGCCACTCACTCGGCGGCTCGGTCGGCGATCGCTGCGCCGCTTCGAGTCACTGGTCCGTGCGGCTGCCGCGAGCCGGGCAGAGAGCGACGGGATCGTGGCTGCTCACGGCGAGTGGAGCTCCGGGCGATCCGATATTGCAGGGGAGAGGAGGCACCCTACGACGATCGCTGACGAGTGGTCCGAGGCTACCGCGGAGCAGGGCCATCCTCAGCGGTGA
- a CDS encoding nucleotidyltransferase domain-containing protein, whose product MEADDVLSVVDLLRRAGTDFWVGGGWGIDTLIGRQSRDHRDLDLMHRLEQEPAVLAALGTAGFVETLDQRPVRFVLTDSTGRAIDLHPLVFAEDGSALQSSFDTASPFHYPSSSFVTGNLGGTVVPCLSAEQQVYFHQGYEPTDRDLADMAQIRMAFGIATHF is encoded by the coding sequence ATGGAAGCCGATGATGTCCTCTCCGTTGTCGATCTGCTGCGGCGGGCGGGGACTGACTTCTGGGTCGGCGGCGGTTGGGGCATTGACACCCTCATTGGCCGACAGAGCCGGGATCACCGGGATCTCGACCTCATGCACCGCCTGGAGCAGGAGCCTGCCGTGTTGGCAGCCCTCGGCACCGCAGGTTTCGTGGAGACTTTGGACCAACGCCCGGTCCGCTTCGTTCTCACTGACTCGACCGGACGGGCAATCGACCTCCATCCCCTGGTGTTCGCAGAGGACGGTTCGGCCCTACAGTCCTCGTTCGATACCGCTTCCCCTTTCCACTACCCGTCCTCGTCCTTCGTCACCGGCAACCTCGGCGGCACGGTCGTGCCGTGTCTGTCGGCCGAACAGCAGGTCTACTTCCACCAGGGCTATGAACCGACGGATCGTGACCTTGCGGACATGGCCCAGATCCGGATGGCCTTCGGAATCGCCACGCACTTCTGA
- a CDS encoding phosphatidylinositol-specific phospholipase C domain-containing protein — protein MTLRRTFAVGLLATAAALNPGQPSGATGTGDLPFGSATTVGIHNTYDPAAFPFLAQSLDTGTGMIELDVWTDTITTEWKVSHSNPLGNSNNCTAATSASQLYSGGTNKNLENCFDDIRVWLGAHPGAGPLVVKLELKGGFAANRGMGPAQLDSLIAAHLGNTVFRPADLLAKPGGGSYSTLDEAARAGNWPSRAALAGRVLIDVIPGTVEEGNPFDTLHTDVEYGGYLRNLAAAGKVGQAQVFPAVHGAASGDPRTGYTDAGIRPWFVVFDGDASAYVGGIDTSWYDSRHYLLVMTDAQNVAPAISATDPTANEARARATQLAAAHASIVSSDWRHLPEVQALVLPRG, from the coding sequence GTGACGCTCCGCCGTACGTTCGCTGTGGGACTGCTGGCCACGGCCGCCGCCCTGAACCCGGGTCAGCCCTCCGGTGCAACCGGCACCGGCGACCTGCCCTTCGGCTCCGCCACCACCGTCGGCATCCACAACACCTACGACCCGGCCGCCTTCCCGTTCCTCGCCCAGAGCCTGGACACCGGCACGGGCATGATCGAGCTCGATGTCTGGACCGACACCATCACCACCGAGTGGAAGGTGAGCCACTCCAACCCCCTCGGCAACTCCAACAACTGCACCGCTGCAACAAGCGCCTCCCAGCTGTACAGCGGCGGCACCAACAAGAACCTGGAGAACTGCTTCGACGACATCCGGGTCTGGCTCGGCGCCCACCCCGGCGCTGGCCCGCTCGTCGTCAAGCTCGAACTCAAGGGCGGCTTCGCCGCCAACCGCGGTATGGGCCCCGCCCAGCTCGACAGCCTGATCGCAGCACATCTCGGCAACACCGTCTTCCGCCCTGCCGATCTCCTTGCCAAGCCCGGCGGTGGTTCGTACTCCACCCTCGACGAGGCGGCCAGGGCCGGTAACTGGCCCAGCCGCGCGGCCCTGGCCGGACGGGTACTGATCGATGTCATTCCCGGCACCGTCGAGGAGGGCAACCCCTTCGACACCCTGCACACCGACGTCGAGTACGGCGGCTACCTGCGCAACCTCGCCGCGGCCGGGAAGGTCGGGCAGGCGCAGGTCTTCCCGGCGGTGCACGGAGCCGCCTCCGGAGACCCGCGCACCGGCTACACCGACGCCGGGATCCGGCCCTGGTTCGTGGTCTTCGACGGCGACGCCTCGGCCTACGTCGGCGGCATAGACACCTCCTGGTACGACAGCCGCCACTATCTGCTGGTGATGACGGACGCCCAGAACGTCGCCCCCGCGATCAGCGCCACCGATCCCACCGCCAACGAGGCACGGGCCCGCGCCACCCAGCTTGCGGCGGCGCACGCCAGCATCGTCTCCAGCGACTGGCGCCACCTGCCCGAGGTGCAGGCCCTGGTACTGCCCCGCGGCTGA
- a CDS encoding metalloregulator ArsR/SmtB family transcription factor encodes MHLVPADRAGHRTIDGHRVCEAIAAIGDAAHVRVWAERFALLADPGRLSLLLALHETGPLAVSDLAVATGIRDPAVSQALRLLRAAGVVTGERDGRVVRYRLTDPAIAELLAHGVLGRQD; translated from the coding sequence ATGCACCTCGTCCCCGCCGACCGCGCCGGCCACCGCACCATCGACGGCCATCGGGTCTGCGAAGCGATCGCCGCCATCGGCGACGCCGCGCATGTACGTGTGTGGGCCGAGCGGTTCGCCCTTCTCGCCGACCCCGGGCGGCTCTCGCTGCTGCTCGCGCTCCACGAAACCGGCCCACTCGCGGTGAGCGACCTTGCGGTGGCAACCGGAATACGCGACCCCGCCGTTTCCCAGGCCCTGCGGCTGCTCCGCGCCGCAGGAGTCGTCACCGGCGAGCGGGACGGCCGGGTGGTCCGCTACCGGCTGACCGACCCGGCCATCGCCGAACTCCTCGCGCACGGGGTCCTCGGGCGGCAGGACTGA
- a CDS encoding HoxN/HupN/NixA family nickel/cobalt transporter encodes MTLPVTGSTPPPAGAAGAPVSAVAPAAAYRWGREDTLRTAGLMAVILALHVVAFGTLFLLVAPHHYTVGNQVFGAGLGITAYTLGMRHAFDADHIAVIDNTTRKLMADGRRPVSVGFWFALGHSSMVVLMAALVAGGARLAGVLMDEDSTIHQVLGAIGTTASGAFLYLIAALNLVALTGILRVFRAMRQGRFDETELEAQLNSRGLMNRILGRATRSISRPGQMFPVGMVLGLGFDTATEVTLMVMAGSGAAAGLPWYGIVCLPLLFAAGMSLFDTLDGTFMNFAYQWAFSNPVRKVFYNLTITGLSIAVAFVIGTIELVAVFHDKLGLTDPVSGWVAGLSLDNVGFVIVGLFVVVWAAAIGYWRIARVEQRWASRSDG; translated from the coding sequence ATGACCCTGCCCGTGACTGGTTCGACCCCGCCGCCTGCCGGGGCCGCAGGCGCACCGGTGTCCGCCGTTGCGCCCGCGGCCGCCTATCGGTGGGGTCGCGAGGACACTCTGCGTACCGCCGGACTGATGGCGGTGATTCTTGCCCTTCATGTGGTGGCGTTCGGAACGCTGTTCCTGCTGGTGGCGCCACACCACTACACCGTGGGGAACCAGGTGTTCGGGGCCGGCCTCGGCATCACCGCCTACACGCTCGGTATGCGGCATGCCTTTGACGCCGACCACATCGCGGTGATCGACAACACCACCCGCAAACTGATGGCGGACGGCCGGCGGCCGGTCTCGGTGGGCTTCTGGTTCGCGCTCGGGCATTCCTCGATGGTGGTGCTGATGGCGGCCCTGGTGGCGGGCGGCGCCAGGCTCGCGGGTGTGCTGATGGACGAGGACTCCACGATCCACCAGGTGCTCGGTGCGATCGGGACCACCGCCTCCGGCGCCTTCCTCTACCTCATCGCCGCGCTCAATCTGGTGGCGCTGACCGGCATCCTGCGGGTGTTCCGTGCGATGCGGCAGGGCCGTTTCGACGAAACGGAGTTGGAGGCTCAGCTCAACTCGCGCGGCCTGATGAACCGCATCCTCGGGCGGGCCACCCGGTCGATCTCCAGGCCCGGCCAGATGTTCCCGGTCGGGATGGTGCTGGGGCTGGGGTTCGATACGGCGACCGAGGTCACCCTGATGGTGATGGCGGGTTCGGGCGCGGCGGCCGGCCTCCCGTGGTACGGCATCGTCTGCCTGCCGTTGCTGTTCGCGGCCGGCATGAGCCTGTTCGACACGCTGGACGGCACGTTCATGAACTTCGCCTACCAGTGGGCGTTCTCCAACCCGGTGCGGAAGGTCTTCTACAACCTGACCATCACCGGGCTGTCGATCGCGGTGGCCTTTGTCATCGGCACCATCGAACTGGTGGCGGTGTTCCACGACAAGCTGGGTCTGACCGATCCGGTGAGCGGTTGGGTGGCCGGATTGAGCCTGGACAACGTCGGGTTCGTGATTGTCGGCCTCTTCGTGGTCGTCTGGGCGGCGGCGATCGGCTACTGGCGGATCGCCCGGGTCGAGCAGCGCTGGGCGTCGAGGTCGGACGGATGA
- a CDS encoding DMT family transporter, with protein MSQLLALSASLLWGMADFGGGSLTRRLPAQTVVVVSQGSAAAVLLAAVLATGAVRDASPALWYAVAAGIIGPFAILAFYRALALGPMGVVSPLATVGVAVPVGVGLAVGERPGLGQVAGIAVAVLGVALAGGPQSGGAAIGVRVLALTLAAALGFGAVMALIAHASTDGGLLLVLCVQRLCNVAVGMGILLAGRGCRTEPGAIRPSLPALTAVGLADVGANATFALASHGGAPAVAAVLASLYPVVTALMARGLLKERLRRVQVAGAGLAVLGTVLLAAA; from the coding sequence GTGTCCCAGCTCCTCGCACTCTCCGCCAGCCTGCTGTGGGGGATGGCCGACTTCGGGGGCGGCTCGCTCACCCGGCGGCTGCCCGCACAGACCGTCGTGGTGGTCTCCCAGGGCTCGGCGGCCGCCGTCCTGCTGGCGGCCGTACTCGCCACCGGCGCGGTGCGGGACGCCTCGCCTGCGCTCTGGTACGCCGTGGCAGCGGGAATCATCGGCCCCTTCGCGATCCTCGCCTTCTACCGGGCGCTGGCACTGGGACCGATGGGCGTGGTCTCACCGCTGGCCACGGTCGGGGTCGCCGTCCCGGTCGGGGTCGGCCTGGCGGTCGGCGAGCGCCCCGGGCTCGGACAGGTCGCGGGTATCGCCGTCGCGGTGCTCGGTGTGGCCCTGGCCGGCGGGCCGCAGAGCGGCGGGGCCGCGATCGGGGTCCGGGTACTGGCCCTGACCCTCGCGGCGGCTCTCGGCTTCGGTGCGGTCATGGCGCTCATCGCCCATGCCTCGACCGATGGCGGCCTGTTGCTGGTTCTCTGCGTCCAGAGGCTCTGCAACGTCGCCGTCGGCATGGGCATCCTGCTCGCCGGCCGCGGCTGCCGCACCGAACCGGGAGCCATCCGCCCCAGCCTGCCCGCGCTGACCGCCGTCGGACTCGCGGACGTCGGCGCCAACGCCACCTTCGCCCTTGCCTCGCACGGCGGCGCGCCCGCCGTGGCCGCCGTGCTCGCCTCGTTGTACCCCGTGGTGACCGCACTGATGGCTCGCGGTCTGCTCAAGGAACGCCTGCGCCGCGTCCAGGTCGCGGGCGCCGGACTGGCCGTCCTCGGAACCGTGCTGCTGGCGGCGGCGTAG
- a CDS encoding type B 50S ribosomal protein L31, with protein sequence MKHGIHPAYRPVVFRDRTGDLAFLTRSTRTSDSTVEWTDGRSYPVIDVETSSASHPVYTGRSRILDTAGRVEQYRRRYGLG encoded by the coding sequence ATGAAGCACGGCATCCACCCCGCCTACCGCCCGGTCGTGTTCCGCGACCGCACCGGCGACCTCGCGTTCCTGACCCGCTCGACCAGGACCTCCGACTCAACCGTCGAGTGGACCGACGGCCGCAGCTACCCGGTGATCGACGTGGAGACCTCGTCCGCGAGCCACCCCGTCTACACCGGGCGGTCGCGGATCCTCGACACCGCGGGCCGGGTCGAGCAGTACCGCCGCCGCTACGGGCTCGGCTGA
- the rpmG gene encoding 50S ribosomal protein L33 yields the protein MARNELRPIVRLRSTAGTGTSYVTRKSRRNDPDRMVLRKYDPVARQHVVFREER from the coding sequence ATGGCCCGCAACGAGCTGCGCCCGATCGTCCGGCTCAGGTCGACGGCCGGCACCGGGACGAGCTACGTGACCCGCAAGAGCCGCCGCAACGACCCCGACCGGATGGTGCTGCGGAAGTACGACCCGGTTGCGCGGCAGCACGTGGTGTTCCGCGAGGAGCGCTGA
- a CDS encoding aminopeptidase P family protein: MSDAYAVRRERLREHCSAAGADAALVTRAANVRYLTGCPPCGATLLLTRERALLALPDDLPPDDSGQHLLGPDIAQLAVPTETDTALAAAEAASRLRVSDLALEEHDVTVSRHREVRRVAEGVRLADLGAAVERMRVVKDEHEIADLRIAAEIADQALSELLESILVGRTERHLAMELERRMIDHGADRAAFPVSVGTGSHSGLESHQPTDRRVEEGDFLTVVLGARYRGYGVSTARTFVIGAAPAPWQVDLHRLVFRAQRAGREALGPGISESVPDLAAREVLQAAGHTENPAHPVGHGIGLEIREAPRLGPADMGKLDSRVPVTVGPGVHIPGRGGVRIEDTLVVRPLEEGGPELLTITTKELLAL, translated from the coding sequence ATGTCCGATGCGTACGCGGTCCGGCGGGAGCGGCTCAGGGAGCACTGCAGCGCGGCCGGCGCCGATGCGGCGCTCGTCACCCGCGCCGCCAACGTCCGCTATCTCACCGGGTGCCCGCCCTGTGGGGCCACCCTGCTGCTCACCCGGGAGCGGGCGCTGCTGGCGCTCCCCGACGACCTGCCGCCCGACGATTCGGGCCAGCACCTGCTGGGCCCGGACATCGCCCAGTTGGCGGTACCCACCGAGACGGACACGGCCTTGGCCGCCGCCGAGGCGGCCAGTCGGCTCCGGGTGTCCGATCTCGCCCTTGAGGAGCATGACGTCACCGTCAGCCGGCACCGGGAGGTCCGCCGGGTCGCCGAAGGTGTCCGCTTGGCCGACCTCGGCGCCGCCGTCGAGCGGATGCGGGTCGTCAAGGACGAGCACGAGATCGCCGACCTGCGGATCGCCGCCGAGATCGCCGATCAGGCGCTGAGCGAGCTGCTGGAGTCGATCCTGGTCGGCCGCACCGAGCGCCATCTCGCCATGGAACTGGAGCGCCGGATGATCGACCACGGCGCCGACCGGGCGGCCTTCCCCGTCTCGGTCGGCACCGGCAGCCACTCCGGCCTGGAGTCCCACCAGCCCACCGACCGGCGCGTGGAGGAGGGCGACTTCCTCACCGTGGTGCTCGGTGCCCGCTACCGCGGGTACGGGGTGTCCACGGCGCGGACCTTCGTCATCGGCGCCGCCCCGGCGCCCTGGCAGGTGGATCTGCACCGGCTGGTGTTCCGTGCCCAGCGCGCGGGTCGGGAGGCCCTCGGGCCCGGTATTTCTGAGTCCGTGCCGGACCTCGCGGCCCGCGAGGTGCTGCAGGCGGCCGGCCACACGGAGAACCCGGCGCACCCGGTCGGACACGGAATCGGACTCGAGATCCGGGAGGCGCCGCGCCTGGGCCCCGCCGACATGGGTAAACTGGACAGTCGCGTGCCGGTCACCGTCGGTCCGGGGGTCCATATCCCGGGGCGTGGCGGGGTCCGGATCGAGGACACGCTCGTGGTGCGTCCCCTTGAGGAGGGCGGGCCCGAGCTGCTCACCATCACCACCAAGGAGCTCCTCGCCCTGTGA
- the efp gene encoding elongation factor P gives MASTNDLKNGMVLKLDGGKLWSVVEFQHVKPGKGPAFVRTKLKEVLTGKVVEKTFNAGVKVETANVDKRTMQYSYRDGDAFVFMDMDTYDQVPVSSAVVGDAAKYLLEGFEALVAQNDGAPLYVELPAAVELVIAETEPGLQGDRSTGGTKPATLETGAEIQVPLFVTTGEKVKVDTRDGSYLGRVK, from the coding sequence GTGGCTTCCACGAACGATCTCAAGAACGGCATGGTCCTCAAGCTGGACGGCGGCAAGCTGTGGTCCGTCGTCGAGTTCCAGCACGTGAAGCCCGGCAAGGGCCCGGCGTTCGTGCGTACCAAGCTCAAGGAGGTCCTGACCGGCAAGGTCGTCGAGAAGACCTTCAACGCCGGCGTCAAGGTCGAGACGGCCAACGTCGACAAGCGGACGATGCAGTACTCGTACCGTGACGGCGACGCCTTCGTGTTCATGGACATGGACACCTACGACCAGGTCCCGGTCAGCTCCGCGGTCGTCGGTGACGCCGCCAAGTACCTGCTGGAGGGCTTCGAGGCCCTGGTGGCGCAGAACGACGGCGCCCCGCTGTACGTCGAGCTGCCCGCCGCGGTCGAGCTCGTCATCGCCGAGACCGAGCCGGGCCTGCAGGGCGACCGCTCGACCGGCGGCACCAAGCCGGCGACCCTGGAGACCGGTGCCGAGATCCAGGTCCCGCTCTTCGTCACCACCGGTGAGAAGGTCAAGGTCGACACCCGCGACGGCAGCTACCTCGGCCGGGTCAAGTAA
- the nusB gene encoding transcription antitermination factor NusB yields the protein MSNARTKARTRAFQILFEADHRGVDPQRVLAEWVGRAREAKPGETTPQVGEYTMQLIEGYAQHARKIDELISSYAVGWTLDRMPVADRNVVRIGAYELIWEDGVPDAVVLDEAVEIAKEYSTDESPAFVNGLLARFMELKPTIRRA from the coding sequence GTGTCGAACGCGCGCACCAAGGCTCGCACCAGGGCCTTCCAGATCCTCTTCGAGGCCGACCATCGCGGGGTCGACCCGCAGCGCGTGCTCGCCGAGTGGGTGGGCCGGGCGCGGGAGGCGAAGCCGGGCGAGACCACCCCGCAGGTCGGCGAGTACACCATGCAGCTGATCGAGGGGTATGCCCAGCACGCCCGTAAGATCGACGAGTTGATCTCGTCGTACGCGGTCGGCTGGACCCTGGACCGGATGCCGGTCGCGGACCGCAACGTCGTGCGGATCGGTGCCTACGAGCTGATCTGGGAGGACGGCGTCCCGGACGCGGTCGTCCTGGACGAGGCCGTGGAGATCGCCAAGGAGTACTCGACCGACGAGTCGCCGGCCTTCGTCAACGGCCTGCTCGCGCGGTTCATGGAGCTCAAGCCGACGATCCGTCGCGCCTGA